In a genomic window of Helianthus annuus cultivar XRQ/B chromosome 10, HanXRQr2.0-SUNRISE, whole genome shotgun sequence:
- the LOC118482772 gene encoding uncharacterized protein LOC118482772 codes for MANDIFCTAYGTHLMHFHILDLLPHVWLSTGIINCWASMLNHDEVKRREFTMPRLLCHTTLFTEEMLTKSSYDDNKRLDMFTSALRVVLEEKEELMDLKEYGNLIFPILDRGHYYLVCFDLKNLAITVIDNMDPSESPVKTFDGNDFFLKSTPMKVKDVVVKYLKHVRHPRCHDIAARQPVRLEISWATTGNYEDCGIYAMRHMETWMGITEDRWHVGFPTEMAKAKKKIAQLRKKYAVKLITSEANIHRERILKEAYQYAGINRDK; via the exons ATGGC GAATGATATATTCTGCACTGCCTATGGAACACATCTGATGCACTTTCATATATTGGATCTACTACCACATGTTTGGCTGAGCACTGGCATCATTAACTGTTGGGCATCTATGCTTAATCATGACGAAGTCAAAAGACGAGAGTTTACAATGCCAAGGCTGCTTTGTCATACCACCCTTTTT ACTGAGGAAATGCTGACCAAATCAAGTTATGATGACAACAAACGCTTAGATATGTTTACTAGTGCCTTGAGGGTTGTGTTGGAGGAAAAGGAGGAGTTAATGGACCTGAAAGAATACGGGAACCTTATTTTCCCAATTCTTGACCGTGGACATTATTATTTAGTTTGCTTTGACCTGAAAAATCTGGCAATTACAGTTATAGACAATATGGATCCTTCTGAAAGTCCAGTGAAAACATTTGACGGTAACGATTTCTTCTTAAAGTCAACTCCGATGAAAGTG AAAGATGTGGTCGTCAAATACCTGAAACATGTTCGTCATCCACGTTGTCATGATATTGCAGCTCGTCAGCCTGTTCGTTTGGAGATAAGTTGGGCGACGACAGGAAACTATGAAGACTGCGGAATATACGCAATGCGACACATGGAAACCTGGATGGGGATCACTGAGGATCGCTGGCACGTTGGGTTCCCAACCGAAATGGCGAAAGCAAAGAAGAAGATCGCACAACTTAGGAAGAAGTATGCAGTGAAGCTAATAACTTCGGAGGCGAACATACATCGCGAACGTATTCTAAAAGAAGCCTACCAATATGCCGGCATTAACAGGGATAAATAG
- the LOC110883539 gene encoding protein FAR1-RELATED SEQUENCE 5-like, with translation MTHSTDQNIISANLLIHETAQRPGEQHHDANEQPDGPADLVTHLSNQRAVPNHVSVASIEQQESIASNVYQSPNGTKYWTPNVPPDLKPYEGARFRTIDEAVGMYERYAERAGFSTRLGTSKRDKAKGVFKLRYILCSRANKPKDQEAGNTSSPKRCRSIKATDCKACVKIRRVKRSTDYVVYKFIEQHNHGLTAPENLDLSRKKRKLDFAAKQFIADCRNANIGPTKAHNIYVVLKGGHQNVRGTTTEFKNFGRDIREFIGDRDAQMVVDKFNERVENKQNYTFKTHIVEKELQLLFWCDGVSKTNYHAFGDVVAFDATYDMIFVPFTGVDHHKKCTIFGAGLIHNETIESYSWLLQKFLEAHDGKQLLIILTDQDCAMKQAVNNVFDKSVHRLCMWHITQKIPAKIKGSDETNAELKKRIHKLVWNVYIEPHRFEKRWNLLMTEYGLEDHAWMNEMYAIREQWIPCYFRDIPMCCLMKTTSRCESANHMFKANSSPHNTLVQFMLCYDTSVDKIRNKQRKLSYETDTTNPERYKTSFPIERHANEVYTRTLFWEVQKEIDKSNSLCYVAERGMVDGVNTYLVAHQDHTKEIVNEFKVTFNKSDLTVSCVCMGFTRVGYLCRHVFCVFMHHNIFQIPAKYIHPRWCRDAIPASVHLLENRLCDDQSRSGVLWRGICDNVNMCRDRVRGNIEKLQELSDQIQAIKDKLFSEIPYDHSINKKDVVIEDVIAHKQPAELSCTAPRKIRNKGCGKHKRTVGPGEKAIKISKKKRRKCNFCGKLVRGHDKRNCPLKKGKPAKDDSSTDKEDEIYEDEETEESGYEDSGSDE, from the exons ATGACACATTCTACCGATCAGAATATTATTTCTGCGAATTTGCTAATTCATGAGACCGCTCAACGACCGGGAGAACAACATCATG ATGCAAACGAGCAGCCCGACGGACCAGCTGATTTGGTAACTCATCTGAGCAACCAACGAGCAGTACCAAATCATGTGTCGGTAGCATCCATTGAGCAACAAG AGTCTATTGCTAGCAATGTATATCAAAGTCCTAATGGCACAAAGTATTGGACACCAAATGTTCCTCCTGATTTAAAACCGTATGAAGGAGCCAGATTCCGAACTATCGATGAAGCAGTTGGTATGTATGAGCGTTATGCAGAGAGGGCTGGTTTTTCGACCCGTTTGGGTACGTCAAAGAGAGATAAAGCTAAAGGAGTATTCAAACTCCGGTACATTTTGTGTTCTAGAGCTAATAAGCCCAAGGACCAGGAAGCGGGTAATACTAGTTCTCCGAAACGATGCCGTAGTATAAAAGCTACAGATTGTAAGGCATGTGTTAAAATTAGGCGAGTAAAAAGATCTACGGATTATGTGGTTTACAAATTCATTGAACAACACAACCACGGTCTAACAGCACCTGAGAACTTAGATTTATCACGCAAGAAAAGGAAGCTAGACTTTGCGGCTAAACAGTTTATCGCTGATTGTCGCAATGCTAACATTGGTCCGACGAAAGCACACAATATATACGTTGTTTTAAAGGGAGGTCACCAAAATGTTCGTGGAACGACTACCGAGTTTAAGAACTTTGGAAGAGATATCCGGGAATTCATCGGCGACAGAGATGCACAAATGGTCGTTGACAAATTCAATGAACGTGTGGAAAACAAGCAAAATTACACGTTTAAAACACATATTGTTGAAAAGGAACTTCAGTTGCTGTTTTGGTGTGATGGAGTTTCAAAAACAAATTATCACGCTTTTGGCGATGTAGTGGCATTTGATGCAAC GTACGATATGATATTTGTCCCCTTTACCGGGGTTGATCATCATAAGAAGTGTACAATATTCGGGGCCGGATTGATTCACAACGAAACCATCGAGTCATACTCATGGCTTTTGCAAAAGTTTTTAGAAGCGCACGATGGAAAACAACTTCTTATCATATTAACCGATCAAGATTGCGCCATGAAGCAAGCCGTGAACAATGTTTTTGATAAGTCTGTACACAGACTATGTATGTGGCACATCACCCAGAAAATTCCAGCTAAG ATAAAGGGCAGTGATGAAACGAATGCTGAGTTAAAGAAACGGATCCACAAACTAGTGTGGAATGTTTACATAGAACCCCACAGGTTTGAAAAGAGATGGAATTTACTCATGACCGAGTATGGTTTGGAAGATCATGCTTGGATGAATGAAATGTACGCTATAAGGGAACAGTGGATTCCATGTTATTTTCGTGATATACCTATGTGTTGCCTTATGAAGACCACTTCTCGATGCGAAAGTGCTAATCATATGTTTAAAGCAAATTCTAGTCCCCATAATACGTTGGTGCAGTTCATGCTTTGCTATGATACATCGGTGGACAAGATACGTAACAAACAACGTAAACTGTCTTATGAGACAGATACAACCAATCCCGAGCGATACAAAACATCGTTTCCGATAGAACGTCATGCCAATGAAGTATATACACGCACGTTATTTTGGGAAGTTCAAAAGGAGATCGACAAGTCTAACAGTTTGTGTTATGTTGCCGAAAGAGGAATGGTTGATGGAGTTAATACGTATCTTGTTGCTCATCAAGATCACACCAAAGAAATTGTGAATGAGTTTAAG GTAACTTTCAACAAAAGTGATCTTACAGTTTCATGTGTATGCATGGGTTTTACCCGGGTTGGGTATCTTTGTCGACACGTGTTTTGCGTATTCATGCATCACAACATTTTTCAGATTCCAGCCAAATACATACATCCGAGATGGTGTAGAGATGCTATCCCAGCTAGTGTACACTTACTGGAGAATAGGTTATGTGACGACCAAAGTAGGAGTGGTGTGTTGTGGCGCGGGATTTGTGATAACGTGAACATGTGTAGAGACAGGGTGCGTGGCAATATTGAGAAATTACAAGAGTTAAGTGACCAGATTCAAGCTATTAAAGATAAGCTTTTTAGCGAGATACCGTACGATCATTCAATCAATAAAAAGGATGTTGTGATAGAGGATGTTATTGCGCATAAACAACCAGCTGAACTTTCTTGCACGGCCCCGCGGAAAATACGCAACAAAGGATGTGGAAAGCATAAACGAACAGTTGGTCCCGGTGAGAAAGCAATCAAGATCAGTAAAAAAAAGAGAAGGAAATGCAATTTCTGCGGAAAACTCGTAAGGGGCCATGATAAGAGGAACTGCCCGCTAAAAAAGGGGAAGCCGGCTAAGGATGACTCGTCAACCGACAAAGAAGATGAGATATACGAAGATGAAGAAACCGAAGAATCTGGCTATGAGGATTCTGGTAGTGACGAATAG